The following are encoded together in the Ovis aries strain OAR_USU_Benz2616 breed Rambouillet chromosome X, ARS-UI_Ramb_v3.0, whole genome shotgun sequence genome:
- the MED12 gene encoding mediator of RNA polymerase II transcription subunit 12 isoform X15: MAAFGILSYEHRPLKRPRLGPPDVYPQDPKQKEDELTALNVKQGFNNQPAVSGDEHGTAKNVNFNPAKISSNFSSIIAEKLRCNTLPDIGRRKPQVNQKDNFWLVTARSQSAINTWFTDLAGTKPLTQLAKKVPIFSKKEEVFGYLAKYTVPVMRAAWLIKMTCAYYAAISETKVKKRHIDPFTEWTQIITKCLWEQLQKMAEYYRPGPAGSGGCGSTIGPLPHDVEMAIRQWDYNEKLAMFMFQDGMLDRHEFLTWVLECFEKIRPGEDELLKLLLPLLLRYSGEFVQSAYLSRRLAYFCTRRLALQLDGVSSHSSHVMSAQSTSTLPTTPAPQPPTSSTPSTPFSDLLMCPQHRPLVFGLSCILQTILLCCPSALVWHYSLTDSRIKTGSPLDHLPIAPSNLPMPEGNSAFTQQVRAKLREIEQQIKERGQAVEVRWSFDKCQEATAGFTIGRVLHTLEVLDSHSFERSDFSNSLDSLCNRIFGLGPSKDGHEISSDDDAVVSLLCEWAVSCKRSGRHRAMVVAKLLEKRQAEIEAERCGESEAADEKGSIASGSLSAPSAPIFQDVLLQFLDTQAPMLTDPRSESERVEFFNLVLLFCELIRHDVFSHNMYTCTLISRGDLAFGAPGPRPPSPFDDPADDPERKEAEGSSSSKLEDPGLSESMDIDPSSSVLFEDMEKPDFSLFSPTMPCEGKGSPSPEKPDVEKEVKPPPKEKLEGTLGVLYDQPRHVQYATHFPIPQEESCSHECNQRLVVLFGVGKQRDDARHAIKKITKDILKVLNRKGTAETDQLAPIVPLNPGDLTFLGGEDGQKRRRNRPEAFPTAEDIFAKFQHLSHYDQHQVTAQVSRNVLEQITSFALGMSYHLPLVQHVQFIFDLMEYSLSISGLIDFAIQLLNELSVVEAELLLKSSDLVGSYTTSLCLCIVAVLRHYHACLILNQDQMAQVFEGLCGVVKHGMNRSDGSSAERCILAYLYDLYTSCSHLKSKFGELFSDFCSKVKNTIYCNVEPSESNMRWAPEFMNDTLENPAAHTFTYTGLGKSLSENPANRYSFVCNALMHVCVGHHDSDRVNDIAILCAELTGYCKSLSAEWLGVLKALCCSSNNGTCGFNDLLCNVDVSDLSFHDSLATFVAILIARQCLLLEDLIRCAAIPSLLNAACSEQDSEPGARLTCRILLHLFKTPQLNPCQSDGNKPTVGIRSSCDRHLLAASQNRIVDGAVFAVLKAVFVLGDAELKGSGFTVTGGTEELPEEEGGGGSGSRRQGGRNISVETASLDVYAKYVLRSICQQEWVGERCLKSLCEDSNDLQDPVLSSAQAQRLMQLICYPHRLLDNEDGENPQRQRIKRILQNLDQWTMRQSSLELQLMIKQTPNNEMNSLLENIAKATIEVFQQSAETGSSSGNAASNMPSSSKTKPVLSSLERSGVWLVAPLIAKLPTSVQGHVLKAAGEELENGQHLDTSSRKERDRQKQKSMSLLSQQPFLSLVLTCLKGQDEQREGLLTSLYSQVHQIVTNWKDDHYLDDCKPKQLMHEALKLRLNLVGGMFDTVQRSTQQTTEWAVLLLEIIISGTVDMQSNNELFTTVLDMLSVLINGTLAADMSSISQGSMEENKRAYMNLVKKLRKELAERQSDSLEKVYQLLPLPKPTRDVITCEPQGSLIDTKGNKIAGFDSIFKKEILFPLLQAFKVCVVFSKFQQLTISHFLEQGLQVSTKQKISPWDLFEGLKPSAPLSWGWFGTVRVDRRVARGEEQQRLLLYHTHLRPRPRAYYLEPLPLPPEDEEPPAPTLLEPEKKAPEPPKTDKPGAAPPSTEERKKKSTKGKKRSQPAVKTEDYGMGPGRSGPYGVTVPPDLLHHANPGSISHLSYRQSSIGLYTQNQPLPAGGPRVDPYRPVRLPMQKLPTRPPYPGVLPTTMTGVMGLEPASYKTSVYRQQQPAVPQGQRLRQQLQSQGMLGQSSVHQMTPSSSYGLQTSQGYTSYVSHVGLQQHTGPADPTRHLQQRPSGYVHQQAPTYGHGLTSTQRFSHQTLQQTPMIGTMTSLGPQGVQAGIRSASILPEQQQQQQQQQQQQQQQQQQQQQQQQQQYHIRQQQQQQQQQQILRQQQQQQQQQQQQQQQQQQQQQQQAHQQQQQQAAPPQPQPQSQPQFQRQGLQQTQQQQQTAALVRQLQQQLSNTQPQPNTNIFGRY, translated from the exons ATGGCGGCCTTCGGGATCTTGAGCTACGAACACCGGCCCCTGAAGCGGCCGCGGCTGGGGCCTCCTGATGTGTACCCTCAAGATCCCAAACAGAAGGAG GATGAATTAACGGCCTTGAATGTAAAACAAGGTTTCAATAACCAGCCCGCTGTCTCTGGGGATGAACATGGCACTGCCAAGAATGTCAACTTTAATCCTGCCAAG ATCAGTTCCAACTTCAGCAGCATCATTGCAGAGAAGTTACGTTGTAACACCCTCCCTGACATTGGTAGAAGGAAGCCCCAAGTGAACCAGAAGGACAACTTCTGGCTGGTGACTGCACGATCCCAGAGTGCCATTAATACTTGGTTTACTGATCTGGCTGGCACCAAGCCACTCACACAACTAGCCAAAAAG GTCCCCATTTTCAGTAAGAAGGAAGAAGTGTTTGGGTATTTAGCCAAATACACAGTGCCTGTGATGCGGGCTGCCTGGCTCATTAAGATGACCTGTGCCTACTATGCAGCAATCTCAGAGACCAAGGTTAAGAAGAGACATATTGACCCCTTCACAG AATGGACTCAGATCATCACCAAGTGCTTATGGGAGCAGCTTCAAAAGATGGCTGAATACTACCGACCAGGGCCTGCTGGAAGTGGGGGCTGTGGCTCCACTATAGGGCCCTTACCCCATGATGTTGAGATGGCAATCCGGCAGTGGGACTACAACGAGAAGCTGGCCATGTTCATGTTTCAG GACGGAATGCTGGACAGACATGAGTTCCTGACCTGGGTACTTGAGTGTTTTGAGAAAATCCGTCCTGGAGAGGATGAACTGCTTAAActgctgctgcccctgctgcTTCGA TACTCTGGAGAGTTTGTTCAGTCTGCATACCTCTCCCGCCGCCTTGCCTACTTCTGTACACGGAGACTGGCCCTGCAGCTGGATGGTGTGAGCAGTCACTCATCTCATGTGATGTCTGCTCAGTCGACAAGCACACTGCCCACCACCCCTGCTCCTCAGCCCCCAACTAGCAGCACACCCTCTACACCCTTTAGTGACCTGCTTATGTGCCCTCAGCACCGGCCCCTAGTTTTTGGCCTCAGCTGTATCCTTCAG ACCATCCTGCTGTGTTGTCCTAGTGCCCTGGTTTGGCACTATTCACTGACTGATAGTCGAATCAAGACTGGCTCACCACTTGACCACCTGCCTATTGCCCCCTCCAACCTGCCCATGCCAGAGGGCAACAGTGCCTTCACTCAGCAG GTTCGTGCAAAGTTGCGGGAGATCGAGCAACAGATCAAGGAGCGAGGACAGGCCGTTGAGGTTCGCTGGTCTTTTGATAAGTGCCAGGAAGCTACTGCAG GCTTCACCATTGGACGAGTACTCCATACTTTGGAAGTGTTGGACAGCCATAGTTTTGAACGCTCTGACTTCAGCAACTCTCTTGATTCCCTCTGTAATCGAATCTTTGGATTGGGGCCTAGCAAGGATGGGCATGAG ATCTCCTCAGATGATGATGCAGTGGTATCATTACTGTGTGAATGGGCTGTCAGCTGCAAGCGTTCTGGTCGGCATCGTGCGATGGTGGTAGCCaagctgctggagaagagacaggcagAGATTGAGGCTGAG CGTTGTGGAGAATCGGAAGCTGCAGATGAGAAGGGTTCCATTGCCTCTGGCTCCCTTTCTGCTCCCAGTGCTCCCATTTTCCAAGATGTCCTCTTACAGTTTCTGGATACACAGGCTCCCATGCTGA cGGACCCCCGAAGTGAGAGTGAGCGAGTGGAATTCTTTAACTTGGTACTGCTGTTCTGTGAACTGATTCGACATGATGTTTTCTCCCACAACATGTACACTTGCACCCTCATCTCCCGAGGGGACCTTGCCTTCGGAGCCCCTGGTCCCCGGCCTCCCTCTCCCTTTGATGACCCGGCTGATGACCCAGAGCGCAAGGAGGCtgagggcagcagcagcagcaagctggaG GATCCAGGACTCTCAGAGTCTATGGACATTGACCCTAGCTCCAGTGTGCTCTTTGAGGACATGGAGAAGCCTGATTTCTCA TTGTTCTCCCCCACTATGCCCTGTGAGGGGAAGGGCAGTCCATCCCCTGAGAAACCAGATGTTGAGAAGGAGGTGAAGCCCCCACCCAAGGAGAAGCTAGAAGGAACCCTTGGGGTTCTTTATGACCAGCCGCGGCATGTGCAGTATGCCACACACTTTCCCATCCCCCAG GAGGAGTCATGCAGCCATGAGTGCAACCAGCGGTTGGTCGTACTGTTTGGGGTGGGAAAGCAGCGAGATGATGCCCGCCATGCCATCAAGAAAATTACCAAGGATATCCTGAAGGTTCTGAACCGCAAGGGGACAGCAGAAACTG ACCAGCTTGCTCCTATTGTGCCTCTGAATCCTGGAGACCTGACATTCTTAG GTGGGGAGGATGGACAGAAGCGGCGACGAAACCGACCTGAAGCTTTTCCCACTGCCGAGGATATCTTTGCTAAGTTCCAGCATCTTTCGCATTATGACCAACACCAGGTCACGGCTCAG GTCTCCCGGAATGTTCTGGAGCAGATCACGAGCTTTGCCCTTGGCATGTCGTACCACTTGCCTCTGGTGCAGCATGTGCAGTTTATCTTCGACCTCATGGAATATTCACTCAGCATCAGTGGCCTCATCGACTTTGCTATTCAG CTGCTGAATGAACTGAGTGTAGTCGAGGCCGAACTGCTTCTCAAATCCTCAGATCTGGTGGGCAGCTACACCACGAGCCTGTGCCTGTGCATCGTGGCTGTCCTGCGCCACTATCACGCCTGCCTCATCCTCAACCAGGACCAGATGGCACAGGTCTTTGAGGG GCTGTGTGGCGTAGTTAAGCATGGGATGAACCGGTCCGATGGTTCCTCTGCAGAACGCTGTATCCTTGCATATCTCTATGATCTGTACACCTCCTGTAGCCATTTAAAGAGCAAATTTGGGGAACTCTTCAG TGACTTCTGCTCCAAGGTGAAGAACACCATCTACTGCAATGTGGAGCCATCAGAGTCCAACATGCGCTGGGCACCTGAGTTCATGAACGACACTTTAGAGAACCCCGCTGCTCACACCTTCACCTACACGGGGCTAGGCAAGAGTCTTAGTGAGAACCCTGCTAACCGCTACAGCTTTGTCTGCAATGCCCTTATGCACGTCTGTGTGGGGCACCATGATTCGGATAG GGTGAATGACATCGCCATCCTGTGTGCAGAGCTGACCGGCTATTGCAAGTCACTGAGTGCAGAGTGGCTGGGAGTGCTTAAGGCCTTGTGCTGCTCCTCTAACAATGGCACTTGTGGTTTCAACGACCTCCTCTGCAATGTAGAT GTCAGTGACCTGTCTTTTCACGACTCCCTGGCCACTTTTGTTGCCATCCTCATCGCTCGGCAGTGTTTGCTCCTGGAGGATCTGATTCGCTGTGCGGCCATCCCTTCACTCCTTAATGCTG CTTGCAGTGAACAGGACTCTGAGCCAGGGGCCCGGCTTACCTGCCGCATCCTCCTCCATCTTTTCAAGACACCTCAACTCAATCCTTGCCAATCGGATGGAA ACAAGCCTACTGTAGGAATCCGCTCCTCCTGTGACCGCCACCTGCTGGCTGCCTCCCAGAACCGCATCGTGGATGGAGCTGTGTTTGCTGTTCTCAAGGCTGTGTTTGTACTTG GGGATGCGGAACTGAAGGGTTCGGGCTTCACTGTGACAGGAGGAACAGAAGAACTtccagaggaggagggaggaggtggcAGTGGCAGTCGGAGGCAGGGTGGCCGCAACATCTCTGTGGAGACAGCCAGTCTGGATGTCTATGCCAAGTACGTGCTACGCAGCATCTGCCAGCAG GAATGGGTAGGAGAACGTTGCCTTAAATCGCTGTGTGAAGACAGCAATGACCTGCAAGACCCAGTGTTGAGCAGTGCCCAGGCCCAGCGCCTCATGCAGCTTATCTGCTACCCACATCGGCTGCTGGACAACGAGGATGGGGAAAACCCACAGCGGCAACGCATTAAGCGTATTCTCCAG AACTTGGACCAGTGGACCATGCGCCAGTCTTCGTTGGAACTACAGCTCATGATCAAGCAGACCCCTAACAAT GAGATGAACTCCCTCTTAGAGAACATCGCCAAGGCCACAATCGAGGTTTTCCAACAGTCTGCAGAGACAGGGTCATCTTCTGGAAATGCTGCAAGCAACATGCCCAGCAGCAGCAAGACCAAGCCTGTGCTCAG CTCCCTAGAACGCTCGGGTGTATGGCTGGTGGCTCCTCTCATTGCCAAACTGCCCACCTCAGTCCAGGGGCATGTGTTAAAGGCTGCTGGGGAAGAATTGGAGAACGGCCAGCACCTGGACACCTCTTCCCGCAAAGAACGTGATCGACAAAAGCAAAAGAG CATGTCCCTGTTGAGCCAGCAGCCCTTCTTATCCCTGGTGCTGACATGTCTGAAGGGGCAGGATGAGCAGCGTGAGGGACTCCTTACCTCCCTCTACAGCCAGGTCCACCAG ATTGTGACTAACTGGAAAGATGACCATTATTTAGACGATTGCAAACCAAAGCAGCTAATGCATGAGGCACTCAAACTGCGGCTCAACCTG GTGGGGGGCATGTTTGACACAGTGCAGCGCAGCACCCAGCAGACCACGGAGTGGGCTGTGCTCCTCCTGGAGATCATCATCAGCGGCACTGTCGACATGCAGTCCAACAA TGAGCTCTTCACCACTGTCCTGGACATGCTAAGCGTGCTCATCAATGGGACCCTAGCTGCAGACATGTCCAGCATCTCCCAGGGCAGCATGGAGGAAAACAAACGTGCCTACATGAACCTGGTGAAGAAGCTGCGG AAAGAGTTGGCGGAACGCCAGTCGGATAGTCTGGAAAAAGTTTACCAGCTGCTGCCACTGCCCAAGCCGACTCGAGACGTGATCACGTGTGAGCCGCAGGGCTCCCTTATTGACACCAAGGGCAACAAGATTGCTGGCTTCGACTCCATCTTCAAGAAGGAG ATACTTTTCCCTCTCCTGCAAGCCTTCAAGGTCTGTgttgtattttccaagtttcaGCAGCTCactatttctcattttctggaGCAGGGTCTTCAGGTTTCCACCAAACAAAAGATCTCTCCCTGGGATCTTTTTGAGGGCTTGAAGCCATCAGCGCCACTGTCTTGGGGCTGGTTTGGAACAGTCCGGGTGGACCGGCGCGTGGCCCGTGGAGAGGAGCAGCAGCGACTGCTGCTGTACCACACACACCTGAGGCCCCGGCCCCGCGCCTACTACCTGGAGCCACTGCCACTGCCTCCAGAAGATGAGgaaccccctgcccccaccctgctaGAGCCTGAAAAAAAGGCTCCAGAGCCCCCCAAAACTGACAAACCTGGAGCTGCTCCACCCAGCACTGAGGAACGCAAGAAGAAGTCCACCAAGGGCAAGAAGCGCAGCCAGCCTGCCGTCAAGACAGAA GACTATGGAATGGGCCCAGGCCGAAGTGGCCCCTACGGAGTGACAGTACCTCCAGACCTCCTGCACCATGCCAACCCTGGCTCCATCTCCCACCTTAGCTATAGGCAGAGCTCCATAGGCCTCTACACCCAGAACCAGCCACTGCCAGCAG GTGGCCCCCGCGTGGATCCATACCGCCCCGTGCGGTTACCAATGCAGAAGCTGCCTACCCGCCCACCTTACCCCGGAGTGCTGCCCACGACCATGACTGGTGTCATGGGACTGGAACCTGCCTCCTACAAGACGTCTGTGTACCGACAGCAGCAGCCTGCAGTGCCCCAAGGACAGCGCCTTCGCCAACAGCTCCAG AGTCAAGGGATGTTGGGACAGTCATCTGTCCATCAGATGACTCCCAGTTCTTCGTACGGTTTGCAGACCTCCCAG ggCTATACTTCTTATGTTTCTCATGTGGGATTGCAGCAACACACAGGCCCTGCAG ATCCTACTCGCCACCTGCAGCAGCGGCCCAGTGGCTATGTGCACCAGCAGGCCCCAACCTATGGACATGGGCTGACCTCCACTCAAAG GTTTTCCCACCAGACACTGCAGCAAACACCCATGATAGGCACCATGACCTCACTGGGCCCCCAGGGTGTCCAGGCCGGCATCCGGTCGGCTTCCATCCtgcctgagcagcagcagcagcagcagcaacagcagcaacagcagcaacagcagcagcagcagcagcagcagcagcagcaacagcagtaccATAtccggcagcagcagcagcagcagcagcagcaacagatccTGCGG cagcagcaacagcagcagcagcagcaacagcagcagcagcagcaacagcagcaacagcagcagcaacaagcacaccagcagcaacagcagcaggcgGCTCCtcctcagccccagccccagtcccAGCCCCAG TTCCAGCGCCAGGGGCTTCAGCAgacacagcaacaacaacagacaGCAGCTTTGGTCCGGCAGCTCCAACAACAGCTCTCCA ACACCCAGCCACAGCCCAATACCAACATATTTGGAcgctactga